From the Planctomycetota bacterium genome, the window TCATCGCGTAGTCGAGAATGTGCTGCGACGGATCGAAGGCCTGGATCGACGTCGTGCAGATGATCGAGGCGCCGGGCTTCAGGTGCGGGATGGCGGCCTGCGTGATCCACACCATCGCGAAGACGTTCGTCCGGAACGTCGACTCCATCTGCTCGGTCGAGACATCCATGAACGACTGCTGGAAGACCTGCTGGCCCGCGTTGTTCACCAGAATGTCGAGCCCGCCGAGCTGCTCCACCGCGTCGGCGACCAGCGTGCGCGCGGTCTTCTCGTCGCGGATGTCGCCCGGCAGCGGCACGGCTTTGCGCCCGGCGGCCCGGATGATCTCGACCACCTGCTGCGCGTCGGGCTCTTCGGCGGGCAGATACCCGAACGCGACGTCGGCGCCCTCTCGCGCGAACGCGATCGCCGCCGCGCGTCCGATGCCGGAGTCTCCGCCCGTGATGAGCGCTCTGCGTCCGGTGAGTTTGCCCGAGCCGCGATAGCTGTTCTCGCCGTGGTCGGGCGGGGGCTTCATCTTGAGCGCCAGTCCGGGCGCTTCCTGGCGCTGGCGTTCGAACGGAGGCTTGGGGTACATCTCGAGCGGGTTGGTGCCCGGCGCCACGTGCCCGCTGGCGGCGCGGGCGACGTCCTGTGACGCGTTCGCGTCGGGCGCCGCCCCGCCGGCCGGCTGCGGCTGGCCCCTGGAGAAGCCCATGAGAAGCGGGACGCCGAACAACCCGCCGCCGCCGACCATCATCGCCCGCCGAGACAGAATGAACTGGTGCACGCGCCACCTCCTGGAGTGGGGGAAGGATGCGTGCGCGGAGCGAAGCGGGGATGAATGCGCGGTGACGCGGAGCGCCGCCGCCGGGGAGACTTATCGCCGGCCCGGGCCGCGCTCGCGCCGGATGCGCATGGCCTCGCCGACTTCGTGCCCGGCGAAGCGCATGCCGAGCACCTGCGCCACCCAGGGGATGGCGACCATGGCGATGCGGGCGATCATGACGAGCCCCGCGAGGCTGCCGAGCGTCGGGGCGGGGGGCGGCGGGACGGCGCGGTAGCGGATGACCGGGCGGTTGACGATGAAGAGCGCCATGCCGGCGGCGAAGAGGGAGAGCCCGACGGCGGTGCGGGCTTTGTTCCGCTCGCCGGACTTGCGCCCGAAGTCGAGCAGTTCCTGCTTGGCGACGCGGGTGGTGTTCATGACGACAGCATCCGTCGTGCCTGCAGCACGCACCCGACGCCGATGAGCAGCCCCGCGCCGCCCGCCGCCACGGCGCCCCAGGCCTGCCCGGCGACTTCACGCACGGCGAAGTAGATGGCGCCGAGCCAGAACAGGACGCCGATGAGGATGATGATGCCCCCGCCGGCGGCGGTGAGCAGGCCGACGCCGAGCCCGGCGACGCTGTCGCGCATCCGACGGGTGTCGGCGTGCACGACGTCGTACGCCGCCCGGGCTTCGGCCTCCAACAAGTTGGTGACCTTGACGATGAACTCGGTCACGTCCTTCACGCGCGTCTCCTTGGGGCTCCGCGGGGCAACCCGTTCGCGGCCGGCGCGAGAATCACATGCGGCGCATCATCGAGGCCAGGAGCACGCCCGCGCCGAAGGCGATCGCCGCGGCGGCGAGCGGGTTCGCACGGATCGCGTCGCGCGCGTGGTCCACGGTCTCGGTTCCCTGCTCGCGGACGGCGTCGATGCCCGAACGCGCCGCGCCGCTGATGTCGCGGGCGGTGGTGGACACGTCCTCCTTGAGGCGGGAGAGGTCGTCCTTCACGTGCCCGACGTCGTCGCGGAAGCCCTGGCGCATGTCGGTGGACTTGGCGTTGGGATCAGAGTACTGGCTCATGGGGTCTCCTTGGTGTGAAATCGAGGTCACGATTCGAATGCGCCGGCCCGGGTCCGAGAGGGAGTGACCGGGCCGGCACGAGACTCGGGAGCTTCGCGTCAGCGAAGCGGAACCTCACTGCTTCGATGCGGACTTGCCGCTCTGCGTAGAACCGCTGGACGCGCCGCTGCCCGACGAACCGCCCGAGCCGCTCGTTCCGTACGACGAGCCGTACGACGACCCGGCGCCCGAGCTGCTCTCGGCCGACTGACCAGACGCGGACGAGCCGGACGAGCTCTTGTCGGAGCGGCCCGAGCGAACGCGGACCTTGATGTCCACGTCCTGAACGCCCATGGTGTCGGACGCGACCTGCTCCATGCGGAACTTGTCGATGCGGTCGTCGACCTCGCCGGAGATGGTGACGACGCCGTCCTTGGCGCTGATGTCGACATTGCTGCAGTCGATGCCCTGGCTCATGAGTCGCTCGCTGACGCGCTCGGTCAGCCGCTCGTCGGAGAGCTTGAAGTTTCGCGGAGCGGAGCCGGAGCGCCCGCGCCCTGACATCGTGGACGTGCCGCCCTGGGATCCGGAGCCGTATTCGCTCTGGCCCATGCCGCCCGACTGGCCGTAGCCAGCCTGCGATCCGCCGCCGTACTGGCCCTGGCCGTAGCCGCCCTGCGAGCCACCGCCGTACTGACCTTGGCCGTAACCGCCCTGCGAGCCACCGCCGTACTGGCCCTGGCCGTACCCGCCCTGCGAGCCACCGCCCATGCTGCCGTACTGGCCTTGGCCGTAGCCGCCTTGCGAGCCGCCGCCGTACTGGCCCTGGCCGTACCCGCCCTGCGAGCCACCGCCCATGCTGCCGTACTGGCCTTGGCCGTAGCTACCGGACTGGCCGTAACCGCCCTGCGAGCCACCGCCGTACTGGCCCTGGCCGTAGCCGCCTTGCGATCCGCCGCCGTACTGGCCCTGGCCGTAACCGCCCTGCGAGCCACCGCCGTACTGACCTTGGCCGTAACCGCCCTGCGAGCCACCGCCGTACTGGCCCTGGCCGTAGCCACCCTGCGAGCCTCCGTACTGGCCCTGGCCGTAACCACCCTGCGAGCCACCGCCGTACTGGCCCTGGCCGTAACCGCCGTGCGAGGCGTAGCGGCCCGACTGGCCCTGTGAGCCGTAGCCCCCGCCGTACTGCCCGTACCCGCCCTGCGAGCCGCGCTGGCTGCTCCAGCCATGGCGGCTCGAGCGTCCGGCGTGCTCGTCGCCCTCGTACTGGCGGCCCTGGTCGCGGGACGATTCGCCCGCGTAGTCACTGTGGAAGGCGCCAGTGTCGTACTGATCGCTGGGATAGCCCGACTCGTAGCCCGGGCGACGGTAATCGCCCGAGGCACGGTTGCTCTCGTGCTGCGAGTAGCGTCCGCCTTCGGACGCGCGAGTTCGCGACGAGCCATCATCGTCACCCTGGAACTCCGGGCGGATCCCCGTGCCGCGCTGCCCCGTCCAGGAGCTCTCGTCGTACTCGCGGCCGCTGTATCCCTGGCTGTCCTGCTGCGACCGATTCCGTGACCTCATGATCGTGCTCCTTTTCCCCTGCTGGTGCGCGGGGGCGAAAATGAAACCGAAAGGCAAGCCCGCGGCGTCCCGCCGAACGGAGCTTGCCGTAGCGGGCTCAGCATGCCCTGCAACCCTGAAGCCCGTGTTGCGAGAAGCGTGAACAGGCGCTCACGACGCCGATCGCCCCGGCGCCTGCCTCGTCCGTCGGATGATGCTGGGTTCACAGCGATCTCACCCGATCCGCCCTCTCACGCCGCACATCAGGCACGTCGGACGCGGCCCGAGCGCCCGGCACACATCCAAAGGAGACACCTGATGCGCACGACGCGATCCAACATCACCCGAACCATCGCCTGCATCGTGCTGGCGGCCGGCGCCGCGACCCCGGCCTTCGCCCAAGGGCGCGTTCAGCCCCGCACCCCGACCACCACCGAACGCGACGGCACGCGCGAAC encodes:
- a CDS encoding BON domain-containing protein, whose translation is MRSRNRSQQDSQGYSGREYDESSWTGQRGTGIRPEFQGDDDGSSRTRASEGGRYSQHESNRASGDYRRPGYESGYPSDQYDTGAFHSDYAGESSRDQGRQYEGDEHAGRSSRHGWSSQRGSQGGYGQYGGGYGSQGQSGRYASHGGYGQGQYGGGSQGGYGQGQYGGSQGGYGQGQYGGGSQGGYGQGQYGGGSQGGYGQGQYGGGSQGGYGQGQYGGGSQGGYGQSGSYGQGQYGSMGGGSQGGYGQGQYGGGSQGGYGQGQYGSMGGGSQGGYGQGQYGGGSQGGYGQGQYGGGSQGGYGQGQYGGGSQAGYGQSGGMGQSEYGSGSQGGTSTMSGRGRSGSAPRNFKLSDERLTERVSERLMSQGIDCSNVDISAKDGVVTISGEVDDRIDKFRMEQVASDTMGVQDVDIKVRVRSGRSDKSSSGSSASGQSAESSSGAGSSYGSSYGTSGSGGSSGSGASSGSTQSGKSASKQ
- a CDS encoding SDR family oxidoreductase, with product MYPKPPFERQRQEAPGLALKMKPPPDHGENSYRGSGKLTGRRALITGGDSGIGRAAAIAFAREGADVAFGYLPAEEPDAQQVVEIIRAAGRKAVPLPGDIRDEKTARTLVADAVEQLGGLDILVNNAGQQVFQQSFMDVSTEQMESTFRTNVFAMVWITQAAIPHLKPGASIICTTSIQAFDPSQHILDYAMTKACNAIFVKGLSKELAPKGIRVNGVAPGPIWTPLQPSGGMSPEKLETFGTDTPLKRPGQPVELAPTYVLLASNDASYVTGEIHGVTGGNPTP
- a CDS encoding DUF883 domain-containing protein; the protein is MSQYSDPNAKSTDMRQGFRDDVGHVKDDLSRLKEDVSTTARDISGAARSGIDAVREQGTETVDHARDAIRANPLAAAAIAFGAGVLLASMMRRM